From Nitrospirota bacterium, the proteins below share one genomic window:
- the gyrB gene encoding DNA topoisomerase (ATP-hydrolyzing) subunit B: protein MAAKDDNGKTQATSPAKPDSYSADQIKVLEGLDAVRKRPAMYIGSTGPDGLHHLVYEVVDNSVDEHMAGFGEAIEVTLQIDGSVIVVDNGRGIPTGMHPTQKKSAAEVALTVLHAGGKFEQGAYTVSGGLHGVGISVVNALSEWLELEIWQDGQVFEQRYERGKPTAPLKVTGKTKRRGTKITFKPDGQVFETTEFSFDVLAQRLRELAFLNKGLAITLTDERKEKEQVFRYKGGIVSFVEHLNEAKTPLHKPIYVQVEKPEMILEVALQYNDGYAENIFSFANNINTREGGTHLVGFKAALTRTINNYANANDLLKKETESLTGDDVREGLTAVVSVKLRNPQFEGQTKAKLGNSEVKGIVEAAVNEALGTYFEENPTIARRIIGKALEAARAREAARKAKELIRRKSALDGGSLPGKLADCSEKDPAHSELFIVEGDSAGGSAKQGRDRKFQAILPLKGKILNVEKARFDKMLSSDEIRTLIMALGTGIGRKREEGDGEKDKEAFDIAKARYHKIILMTDADVDGSHIRTLLLTFLFRQMPELIERGYVYIAQPPLFKVKKGKAERYLKDEHALNEYLSDLAVEDVEVYVESAQSFVTGRRLLPILKKLIAFEGLLARFGKKQREGGLLRAFVDEPGLDRDLLKNEAALRKVVASAKKSLALAYPKASIALDIEDDEEHQSNKVLCRVQTNGMTHVLEVNHELVGSADFRELQKLAPSAIGIGRPPYKLKAKEKQTEHTGTAELVRAILEIGKQGLGLQRYKGLGEMNPTQLWETTMNPETRTLMQVKLEDVAGVDDIFSILMGDEVEPRREFIQQHALEVRNLDV from the coding sequence ATGGCAGCCAAGGACGACAATGGCAAGACCCAGGCGACGAGCCCGGCCAAGCCCGACAGCTACAGCGCCGACCAGATCAAGGTGCTGGAGGGGCTGGACGCAGTCCGCAAGCGCCCCGCCATGTACATCGGGAGCACCGGCCCGGACGGCCTGCACCACCTCGTCTACGAAGTCGTGGACAACAGCGTGGACGAGCACATGGCCGGGTTCGGCGAGGCCATCGAGGTGACGCTGCAGATCGACGGGAGCGTCATCGTCGTGGACAACGGGCGCGGCATCCCGACCGGGATGCACCCGACCCAGAAGAAGTCGGCGGCCGAGGTGGCGCTGACCGTCCTGCACGCCGGCGGCAAGTTCGAGCAGGGCGCCTACACGGTCTCGGGCGGCCTCCACGGGGTGGGCATTTCGGTCGTCAACGCCCTCTCGGAATGGCTCGAACTGGAGATCTGGCAGGACGGCCAGGTCTTCGAGCAGCGGTACGAGCGGGGCAAGCCGACCGCGCCGCTCAAAGTCACCGGCAAGACCAAGCGCCGCGGCACGAAGATCACGTTCAAGCCCGACGGGCAGGTGTTCGAAACGACCGAGTTCAGCTTCGACGTCCTGGCCCAGCGGCTGCGCGAGCTGGCCTTCCTGAACAAAGGCCTGGCCATCACGCTCACGGACGAGCGGAAGGAAAAGGAGCAGGTCTTCCGGTACAAGGGCGGGATCGTCTCGTTCGTGGAGCACCTGAACGAGGCCAAGACGCCGCTCCACAAGCCGATCTACGTCCAGGTCGAGAAGCCGGAGATGATCCTGGAGGTCGCGCTCCAGTACAACGACGGCTACGCGGAGAACATCTTCTCGTTCGCGAACAACATCAACACGCGCGAGGGCGGCACGCACCTCGTCGGGTTCAAGGCGGCGCTGACCCGGACGATCAACAACTACGCGAACGCCAACGACCTGCTCAAGAAGGAGACGGAGTCCCTCACCGGCGACGACGTGCGCGAAGGGCTCACCGCCGTCGTGAGCGTCAAGCTGCGGAACCCGCAGTTCGAGGGGCAGACCAAGGCCAAGCTGGGGAACAGCGAGGTCAAGGGCATCGTCGAGGCGGCGGTCAACGAGGCCCTCGGCACCTACTTCGAGGAGAACCCGACGATCGCCCGCCGGATCATCGGCAAGGCCCTCGAGGCGGCGCGGGCGCGCGAGGCGGCGCGGAAGGCCAAGGAGCTGATCCGGCGGAAGAGCGCGCTGGACGGGGGCTCGCTCCCCGGCAAGCTCGCGGACTGCTCCGAGAAGGACCCGGCCCACAGCGAGCTCTTCATCGTGGAGGGCGACTCGGCCGGCGGTTCGGCCAAGCAGGGCCGCGACCGGAAGTTCCAGGCCATCCTCCCGCTCAAGGGCAAAATCCTCAACGTCGAGAAGGCCCGGTTCGACAAGATGCTCTCCAGCGACGAGATCCGCACGCTGATCATGGCGCTCGGGACCGGCATCGGGCGCAAGCGGGAGGAGGGCGACGGCGAGAAGGACAAGGAAGCCTTCGACATCGCCAAGGCCCGCTACCACAAGATCATCCTGATGACGGACGCGGACGTGGACGGGAGCCACATCCGGACCCTGCTGCTCACGTTCCTCTTCCGCCAGATGCCGGAGCTGATCGAGCGCGGCTACGTCTACATCGCGCAGCCGCCGCTCTTCAAGGTCAAGAAGGGCAAGGCCGAACGGTACCTGAAGGACGAGCACGCGCTCAACGAGTACCTCTCCGACCTGGCCGTCGAGGACGTCGAAGTCTACGTCGAGAGTGCGCAGAGCTTCGTGACCGGCCGGCGGTTGCTGCCCATCCTGAAGAAGCTGATCGCCTTCGAGGGGCTCCTCGCCCGCTTCGGGAAGAAGCAACGGGAAGGCGGCCTTCTGCGCGCCTTCGTGGACGAGCCGGGCCTGGACCGGGACCTGCTGAAGAACGAGGCGGCCCTGAGGAAGGTCGTCGCGAGCGCGAAGAAGAGCCTGGCGCTGGCCTACCCCAAGGCCTCCATCGCGCTCGACATCGAGGACGACGAGGAGCACCAGTCCAACAAGGTCCTCTGCCGCGTCCAGACGAACGGGATGACCCACGTGCTGGAGGTCAACCACGAGCTGGTGGGCTCCGCCGACTTCCGCGAGCTGCAGAAGCTGGCCCCCTCGGCCATCGGGATCGGGCGGCCGCCGTACAAGCTGAAGGCCAAGGAGAAACAGACGGAGCACACCGGCACCGCGGAGCTCGTGCGGGCCATCCTGGAGATCGGGAAGCAGGGCCTGGGCCTCCAGCGTTACAAGGGCCTGGGCGAGATGAACCCGACGCAGCTCTGGGAGACGACCATGAACCCGGAGACCCGCACGCTCATGCAGGTCAAACTGGAGGACGTGGCGGGCGTGGACGACATCTTCTCGATCCTCATGGGCGACGAGGTGGAGCCGCGGCGCGAGTTCATCCAGCAGCACGCGCTGGAAGTGCGCAATCTGGATGTGTAA
- the dnaN gene encoding DNA polymerase III subunit beta, giving the protein MKLRIARDELLTALQRVQGVVEKRNTMPQLSNILLEAKAEGVDITATDLEIGMRGLYKASVEEPGSITLSARKLFEILKELPEGEVELAVGDNNWATLCAGKSQFKIVGLPSSDYPALPAIEREGLTPLAGAGLLELIRKTLFAVGDNDARYILNGLLVTLVTAEKKTTLRLVGTDGHRLALAEQELPGAGKEAPKEIKAIVPKKAAQEMRRLLEEGDGEPQIGFTKNLLIFRRSGLLLTSRLMEGNYPNYQQVIPKEKDQDKRATVERVALEGALRRVAVLSRDKTNAVKLTFATGRLTLFSSNPDFGEATEELTARYTGDAVTTGFNARYLLDVLGVMDGESVSMQMETPLSPCLIREPGNAGFTCVVMPIKV; this is encoded by the coding sequence ATGAAGCTACGGATCGCGCGGGACGAACTGTTGACAGCCCTCCAGAGGGTCCAGGGCGTCGTCGAGAAGCGCAACACGATGCCCCAGCTCTCCAACATCCTGCTCGAGGCGAAGGCGGAGGGCGTGGACATCACGGCCACGGACCTGGAGATCGGCATGCGCGGGCTGTACAAGGCCTCGGTGGAGGAGCCGGGCTCGATCACCCTGTCCGCGCGCAAGTTGTTCGAGATCCTGAAGGAGCTGCCCGAGGGCGAGGTCGAGCTGGCGGTCGGAGACAACAACTGGGCGACGCTGTGCGCCGGCAAGAGCCAGTTCAAGATCGTCGGGCTCCCGAGCAGCGATTACCCGGCCCTGCCGGCCATCGAGCGGGAGGGGCTCACGCCGCTCGCCGGGGCCGGCCTGCTGGAACTCATCCGCAAGACCCTCTTCGCGGTCGGGGACAACGACGCCCGCTACATCCTCAACGGGCTGCTGGTGACGCTCGTGACCGCGGAGAAGAAGACGACCCTCCGGCTGGTCGGCACCGACGGGCACCGCCTGGCCCTGGCCGAACAGGAGCTGCCCGGAGCCGGCAAGGAGGCGCCGAAGGAGATCAAGGCGATCGTGCCCAAGAAGGCGGCCCAGGAGATGCGGCGCCTCCTGGAGGAGGGCGACGGCGAGCCCCAGATCGGCTTCACGAAGAACCTCCTGATCTTCCGCCGGAGCGGCCTGCTGCTGACCTCCCGGCTCATGGAGGGAAACTACCCGAACTACCAGCAGGTGATCCCGAAGGAGAAGGACCAGGACAAGCGCGCGACGGTGGAGCGGGTGGCGCTGGAGGGGGCCCTGCGCCGCGTCGCGGTGCTCTCCCGGGACAAGACGAACGCGGTGAAGCTGACCTTCGCGACCGGCCGCCTGACGCTGTTCTCCAGCAACCCGGATTTCGGCGAGGCGACCGAGGAGCTGACGGCCCGCTACACGGGCGATGCGGTGACGACCGGGTTCAACGCCCGCTACCTGCTCGACGTGCTGGGCGTGATGGACGGCGAGTCGGTCTCGATGCAGATGGAAACGCCCCTGAGCCCCTGTCTGATCCGGGAGCCGGGCAACGCGGGCTTCACCTGCGTGGTGATGCCGATCAAAGTGTGA
- the dnaA gene encoding chromosomal replication initiator protein DnaA, with amino-acid sequence MDTDAVWEGALSYIEAKVPKQVFDTWFLPLRLQGLSDSSAQVEVPNRFFGEWLDKHHPGLLSEALASIRGGGGVDVAYVPTEKGDGRAAHTARGGQSPRPRRSNPLNPKYTFKSFVVGASNQFAHAASMAVAERPAEAYNPLFIYGGVGLGKTHLLNAIGNQVAQHTDLRIAYVTTEQFTNEVINSIRYDKMVDLRKRYRNIDMLLVDDVQFLAGKERTQEEFFHTFNTLYEAHKQIVLSSDRFPKEMPDMEERLRSRFEWGLIADLQPPDVETRIAILRKKSEDEGVGLPEEVIQFLAANMKSNIRELEGSLVRLGAYSSLTGQPITMDMAKSVLRDIIGEKKKIVTMDDIEEAVAARFHVKISELKSRRRSKTLVHPRQIAMFLCRELTNASFPEIGRHFGGKDHTTIIHACKQIGKAKEADATLQATLDSLKEQITKG; translated from the coding sequence ATGGATACCGACGCGGTATGGGAAGGCGCCCTCTCCTACATCGAGGCGAAGGTTCCCAAGCAGGTGTTTGATACCTGGTTCCTCCCCCTACGCTTGCAAGGGCTGAGCGATTCGTCGGCCCAGGTCGAAGTTCCCAACCGGTTCTTCGGTGAGTGGCTGGACAAGCACCACCCAGGCCTCCTCTCGGAAGCCCTTGCCTCCATCCGCGGGGGCGGGGGCGTCGACGTGGCCTACGTGCCGACCGAGAAAGGGGACGGCAGGGCGGCTCATACGGCCCGGGGCGGCCAATCGCCTCGCCCGCGGCGAAGCAACCCCCTGAACCCCAAATATACGTTCAAGAGCTTCGTCGTGGGGGCCAGCAACCAGTTCGCCCATGCGGCCAGCATGGCCGTGGCGGAGCGACCGGCCGAGGCCTACAACCCGCTGTTCATCTACGGGGGGGTAGGGCTCGGCAAGACGCACCTGCTCAACGCGATCGGAAACCAGGTCGCGCAGCACACCGACCTGCGGATCGCCTACGTCACGACCGAGCAGTTCACGAACGAGGTCATCAACTCGATCCGGTACGACAAAATGGTGGACCTACGGAAGCGCTATCGGAACATCGACATGCTGCTGGTGGACGACGTGCAGTTCTTGGCCGGGAAGGAGCGGACCCAGGAGGAGTTCTTCCACACGTTCAACACCCTCTACGAGGCCCACAAGCAGATCGTGCTCTCGAGCGACCGGTTCCCGAAGGAAATGCCCGACATGGAGGAGCGCCTCCGTTCCCGGTTCGAGTGGGGGCTGATCGCGGACCTCCAGCCGCCCGACGTGGAGACCCGCATCGCCATTCTCCGCAAGAAATCGGAGGACGAGGGGGTCGGGCTCCCCGAAGAGGTCATCCAGTTCCTCGCGGCCAACATGAAGAGCAACATCCGGGAGCTGGAGGGTTCGCTGGTGCGGCTCGGCGCCTACTCCTCCCTCACGGGCCAGCCGATCACGATGGACATGGCCAAGAGCGTCCTGCGGGACATCATCGGCGAGAAGAAGAAAATCGTCACGATGGACGACATCGAGGAGGCCGTGGCGGCGCGGTTCCACGTGAAGATCTCGGAGCTGAAGAGCCGGCGCCGGAGCAAGACCCTGGTCCATCCCCGGCAGATCGCCATGTTCCTCTGCCGGGAGCTCACGAACGCCTCGTTCCCCGAGATCGGCCGGCATTTCGGCGGGAAGGACCACACGACCATCATCCACGCGTGCAAGCAGATCGGGAAAGCCAAGGAGGCGGACGCCACGCTCCAGGCGACGCTCGACAGTCTGAAGGAGCAGATCACCAAGGGCTGA
- a CDS encoding DsrE family protein translates to MEKKKLGVLLSTPPSHPNVETVSGLCEAALTAGYDVYLYLIDEGVLNLKDRRLLHLSTSGAKFFVCAYGCQQHGVPTDGLPKEVTLCGLVVLSNMINGCDRFVAFN, encoded by the coding sequence ATGGAGAAGAAGAAGCTTGGAGTCCTGCTCTCAACTCCTCCGTCCCATCCGAACGTCGAGACTGTTTCCGGGCTCTGTGAGGCGGCCCTCACGGCCGGGTATGACGTTTATCTGTACCTGATTGACGAAGGCGTGCTGAACCTGAAGGATCGGCGGCTGCTGCACCTCTCGACGTCCGGGGCCAAGTTTTTCGTCTGTGCGTACGGCTGCCAGCAGCACGGTGTTCCGACGGACGGACTCCCGAAGGAAGTCACGCTCTGCGGGCTTGTCGTCTTGTCGAACATGATCAACGGGTGCGATCGCTTCGTCGCGTTCAACTAG
- the hisS gene encoding histidine--tRNA ligase, with protein MIRGIKGVKDLLPADMDRWHLIEQRARRLSHLFGYREIRVPIFEVTELFARSIGATTDIVEKEMYTFEDRDGSSLTLRPEATAGVVRAYIEHNLAASGAPQKFYYVGPMFRHERPQAGRLRQFHQYGVESFGSASPLADVEVISLLWHFLSGLELPDLTLEINSLGDQADRAAYKTALLEFLKPREAQLCQNCRRRMGTNPLRVLDCKVPSCREVTAGAPKLTDHLSTASRQHFQAVLSGLDGLGIPYTVNSRLVRGLDYYTLTTFEVTSAHLGAQNAVGAGGRYDGLVEALGGPKTPAIGFAVGLERVSLMLPDSAVPAPARPVFVAAFGAHGQPAGLKILDGLRARGIPADTDYRASSLKALLRQADRLNASFAVIVGDDEVKHGRVIVRNMASKEQEELPLEGAASALAARLSPAPST; from the coding sequence ATGATTCGCGGCATCAAAGGCGTCAAGGACCTGCTTCCGGCCGACATGGACCGGTGGCATCTGATCGAGCAGCGGGCGCGGCGGCTCTCGCACCTCTTCGGCTACCGGGAAATCCGCGTTCCGATCTTCGAGGTGACGGAGCTGTTCGCACGCAGCATCGGGGCGACGACCGACATCGTCGAGAAGGAGATGTACACGTTCGAGGACCGGGACGGCTCCTCCTTGACGCTCAGGCCGGAAGCGACGGCCGGCGTCGTGCGCGCCTACATCGAGCACAACCTCGCGGCCTCCGGAGCCCCCCAGAAGTTCTATTACGTGGGCCCGATGTTTCGTCACGAGCGCCCCCAGGCCGGTCGCCTTCGCCAGTTTCACCAGTACGGAGTGGAGTCGTTCGGGAGCGCCAGCCCGCTGGCCGATGTCGAGGTGATCTCGCTCCTGTGGCACTTTCTCTCCGGGCTGGAGCTCCCCGACCTCACGCTGGAGATCAACAGCCTGGGGGATCAGGCGGATCGGGCGGCCTACAAGACGGCCCTCCTGGAGTTCCTGAAGCCGCGCGAGGCGCAACTGTGCCAGAATTGCCGCCGCCGGATGGGCACCAACCCGCTCCGCGTGCTCGACTGCAAGGTTCCCTCCTGCCGGGAGGTGACGGCGGGGGCGCCGAAGCTGACCGATCACCTTTCGACCGCCTCCCGCCAGCATTTCCAGGCCGTGCTGTCCGGACTGGACGGACTCGGGATTCCCTACACGGTGAACTCCCGGCTCGTCCGCGGGCTCGATTACTATACGCTGACGACCTTCGAGGTGACTTCCGCGCACCTGGGCGCACAGAACGCCGTGGGTGCCGGCGGGCGGTACGATGGTCTGGTAGAGGCTCTCGGAGGGCCCAAGACTCCCGCCATCGGATTCGCCGTGGGCTTGGAGCGGGTCTCGCTGATGCTGCCCGACTCAGCCGTCCCCGCGCCCGCGAGGCCGGTCTTCGTGGCCGCCTTCGGCGCCCACGGTCAGCCGGCCGGGCTGAAGATCCTCGACGGGTTGCGGGCCCGAGGTATTCCCGCGGACACGGACTACCGCGCCTCGTCCCTCAAAGCGCTGCTCCGCCAGGCGGACCGTCTCAATGCCTCATTCGCCGTCATCGTCGGCGACGACGAGGTCAAACACGGGCGGGTCATCGTCAGAAACATGGCCTCCAAGGAGCAGGAGGAACTGCCTCTCGAAGGCGCGGCTTCGGCGCTGGCGGCGCGTCTGTCTCCGGCCCCTTCCACCTGA